The DNA region TTGGATTGGTTTTAGGACCTATCGTTTTTTTTATCTTACTATTATTTTTTAAACCAGAAGGTTTATCTACAGAAGGTCGCGCAGTACTTGCATCTACCGTTTGGATTGCTATTTGGTGGATTACAGAAGCGATACCTATTGCGGTAACTGCCTTATTGCCAATTGCGCTTTTCCCATTGTCTGGCGGACTTAATTTAAGTGATACCACTAGTGCTTTTGGGCATAAATTTGTGTTTTTATATTTAGGTGGATTTATTATTGCGATTGCTATTGAAAAATGGAATCTTCACAAACGCATTGCTTTAAATATTATTAAAATAATTGGGTTTAATTTAAAACGAATTATCCTTGGGTTTATGCTAGCTACCGCGTTTTTATCTATGTGGATTAGTAATACTGCAACATCTGTGATGATGCTTCCAATTGGTGTAGCTATTATTTTACAACTAAAAGATAATCCAAATACGCCAGAAGACGAAAACTTAACCTTTGGGAAAGCCTTAATGTTAGCGATTGCTTACAGTGCTTCAATTGGTGGTATTGCTACATTAATTGGTACGCCGCCAAATTTAGTGTTGGCTGGAGTCGTTTCAGATATTTATAATTATGAAATCACCTTTTTACAATGGTTTATGTTTGGGTTTCCTATTTCAATTATATTATTATTTATCTGTTGGAAATACCTTACTGAAGTCGCTTTTACATTTGAAAAACGAGAATTTACAGACGGAAAAGCCGAAGTTAACCTTCAATTAAAAGCTTTAGGCAGCATTAGTTATGAAGAAAAATTGGTCGCTTTTATTTTTGGTTTAACCGCATTTTTCTGGATTACGCGTTCGTTTTTATTTAAAAACATTTTACCTGCGTTAGATGATACAATTATCGCTATTTCTTTTGCTATCGTGTTGTTTTTGTTACCGTCTAAAAAACAAGGAACAAAATTAATGAATTGGGATGATGCGGTGAAAATTCCTTGGGGAATTATTTTATTGTTTGGTGGCGGAATGGCTTTATCAAAAGGGTTTGAAACTACAGGCTTAGCCAAATGGATTGGCGAACAAATGACCACTTTTGCTGGCGTGACCACTATCATTTTACTATTATTACTAATTGCTGCGGTTAATTTTTTAACCGAAATTACCTCCAATTTAGCAACTACAGCTATGCTGTTACCGGTGTTAGCGCCTATGGCAATTTCAGTAGATATTCATCCGTTTATTTTAATGGTTGGCGCTGCTGTTGCGGCATCTTGTGCTTTTATGTTACCAGTAGCTACGCCACCAAATGCAGTAGTTTTTGGTTCTGGTTATTTACGCATTCCAGATATGGTAAAAAAAGGATTTGTGATGAATTTAGTATCTATTATTTTACTAACGCTGTTTGTGTACTTTGTCCTTCCGTTACTTTGGAATATTACTATCGAAGGATTTCCGGACGCATTTAAACATTAAAAAATAGCACCAACTACTACATTAACAATAGTGTCTATAATTTTGTTTTTTAGGTGTCCTAAACGTTGTTTTGTAATACCTGCTTGATATAACGCTTTAAGCACTAAAATATCTTTTTGGCTTTTTAATAACCATTCATAATCCTTTACAGTTAGTTCTGTGTTGGCTAAAAGCTTGGTCCAACGTTCTAGTTTTTCTTTAGAAGCTTCTAAAAATGCTTCGACATCTTTTTTAGATTCGGTTTTATAGTCTGCGTAACTTTCACCTAATACTTTTAAAAGTTCGTCTTTAATTTGTTTTAATAGTTCTTCAAAATCCATCGGTTATGCATATTAATTACCTAAAAAACTAAGCAAATTGGTTTTGTTTTCTTTGTTTTTATTGGCTTCGTATTTAATAATTAAATCAAAAGCTTCCATAATTTGTGCTTTGGCTTCGTTGGTAAATACTTGACTTAATTGCTGCTCGTCTTCCCAACGTTTTAAAAAACCTGCTAATAAGCTTTTATCTTGATCTGCCATTAATTTTAGCATCGCGTAAGTAATCTCGTTATTAGGTTTGTTTTTTTCGTATTCGACTAACTTTTTAAGATCTAAAATTAAGTCGTTAACTTCAGCTTCATGATGGGAAAAACTGTCTATTGCTTTTTCTATTAAAGCTTCACTTTCTACTTTAACAGAAATGGTTTGTTGATAAGAATATTGGTCGTAAACCGCTGTTTTTAAGCTATTACAAGATACGATTATCGATAAAAAACATATATAAAAAAACAACTTTAACTTCATAACAACCAATAAATTAAAGCCTAAAGTTAGATAATATTATTTAACTAGAAAGTTTTTTTTCGAATAAAAATTCAATCATTCGTTTTTCGTTATAATAAATATTGTTTTTATGATGAAATCCAACATGACCGCCATATTTTGGTAGTTCTAAAAATAGATTTGGATTGTTTTTGGCTTCTTCTATTGGATAACATTCTTTAGATAAGAACGAATCGTTTAACGCATTAATCAATAACGTTGGTACTGAAATTTGGTTTAAAAACTGAAGACTACTGGATTGCTCATAATAATCTAAAGCATCTTTAAAACCGTGGGCTTTTGAGGTATAAGCATTGTCAAAATCTTGTAATGTCTTTACCGACTTTATTATGGAATTTGAAATTTTTTCTGGATATAAAACTTGTTTTTCTTTTAGTTTTCGTTTTAAGTCTCTTAAAAATTTAATGGAATACAATCTATTATCTAAAGCCATCAATCGTTGCAAAGAGCCTTTTAAATACACTGGTACCGAAACAGCAACTGCTGCCTTAATTTGTTTTGGCACATCTTCGGTTTCACCTAAATATTTTAAAATCACATTTCCGCCTAAACTAAATCCGTTTAAATAGATCGTATCGTAGTGATAATGCGCTGTAATGTGATTAATAACTTCAGCTAAATCGTCTGTTTTACCAGAGTGATACGACTGAAAACTATTGTTGACTTCGCCACTACAACCTCTAAAATTTACACAAACTGCATCCATATTATTTTGGTTAGCTATTTTAGCCGATCCAAGTACATAATGTCTATTACCGTTACCTTCTAAACCGTGTAAAACGATTAGTAACTGATTCGTTTTTTTAGTTGAAAAACTCCAATCTAAATCTAAAAAATCTTGATCTGGTAAAACAATACGTTCGCGTTTTTGGTTTACACCTTTTACCCTACGCCATAATCCAGAATAAATCGTAGCAATATGACCATTACGGAATAATAGATTGGGTTTGTATGTTGTGTTTAGGATTGGCATTAGGCTTCTAAACTTGTAAACTCAAACTTACCACCATCAAACAAGCCTTTATCACTTAATTTTAAAGCTGGTATAACTAACAATGCCATAAACGACAACGTCATATAAGGCGCGTGTAAAGTGGCGCCTAAATCTTTTGCCATTTGGTCTAATTTGGCATAAGCTTTACCAATAGTTTCGGCATTTTGATCACTCATAATTCCTGCAACTGGTAATGGTACAACATCTTGTTTTGTCTTAGAGACTGCACAAATTCCACCTTTATTTTCAATGATTAAGTTTACTGCTTTACAAATCGCTTCATCATCTACGCCAACAGCAATAATATTGTGAGAATCGTGACCAACAGAACTTGCGATTGCGCCTTCTTTTAATCCAAAATTTTTAATAAATGCTATTGCAGGTTTATCATTTTTATAACGATTAACAACCGTCATTTTTAAAATATCTGTTTTGGTATTAGAAACTAAATTTCCGTTTTCTATTGTAGCTTCTGCTAAGATTTGGTTAGTCACTAACTCGCCATCTAAAGCTTCAATTACTCTTATATTTTTTGCTTGACTTTCAACTTGAAAATCGGATGTTTCTTTTTTTTCAGTGTTGAAATTATTAAGATTTTCAAAACTAATATGAGGCATTAAAGATGTACCGTTATCAAAAACTAATTCGCCATTAATATAGGTTTGTAATGTTTTAAATGATTTTAAATCTTCAACTATAATAAAATCTGCAGCGTCACCTTCATTTAATAATCCAACGTCTAAATTATAATGCTTTACAGGATTTATGCATGCTGCTTGTAAGACGTTAAAGACATCGTTACCTTTTGCGACTGCTCTGTCACATAATTTATTTATATGATGCAACAATAAATCATCTGGATGTTTATCGTCACTACAAAACATGATGTTTTGATAATACTCAGGAAGTAAATCTATAAGCGCTTCGAAGTTTTTCGCGGCGCTACCTTCACGAATAAGGACTTTCATTCCTTTTTGCAATTTTTCTAAGCCTTCTTCGTAGGTAAAACACTCGTGATCGGTTGTTATTCCTGCGCTAATATATTTGGTTAAATCGTCACCACGTAAACCTGGTGCATGACCATCAATAGGTTTGTTATAATGTTTTGCCCATTCTATCTTTTTTAAAACTTCAGAATCATCAAATAAAACGCCAGGATAATTCATCATTTCGGCTAAATATTTAATGTCTGGATTTGCCATTAAGTTTTTTATATCATCAGAATTTATAACAGCTCCAGCCGATTCAAAAGTGGTTGCAGGTACACAACTTGGTGCTCCAAAATTGAATTTAAATGGTGTTTGCTTACCATTTTCAATCATAAACTCGACACCTTTTACGCCTAATACATTGGCGATTTCATGCGGATCACTAACAGTTGCAACCGTACCGTGTTTTACGGCTATTTTGGCAAACTCGCTTGGTACTAACATGGAGCTTTCTATATGAATATGTGCATCTACAAAACCAGGTAAAATGTAGTGTTTTACATCATGTTCTTCTTTTTTAACAGCTTTAATCTTACCGTTTTCTACTAAAATACTTCCGCTAAAAATTGTTCTATTTTGTATGTCTACTATTTGACCTTGGATTGTTTTCATTCTTATTTATTTATGTCACAAAATTAAACTAAAAAAAATCCTGCATTTGCAGGATTAGTTTTTTATTTCTTGAAGTTTTCAACGCCTTTTTGGAGCCATTCAAAATACTCGTCTGCGTTTGGTGTGTAGGCAGTTGTGTGATTTAACAATTCCATATTATGATTTAACAACACATAAAATGGTTGTGAGTTATTTTGAAAGTTTAGCGTTTGTAAGGTCGCCCATTTATCGCCTATTGTTCTAATATTTTTTAAATTTCCGTTAGGTTTTACGTATTTAAATTGCTCTTCTTTTGGCAGTTCTTTACGATCATCTACGTATAATGAAATAATGATATACTCTTCTTTAAGTATTTTATAGATTTTACTCTGACTCCATACTTGTTCTTCCATTTTACGACAATTTACACAAGCCCAACCTGTAAAGTCTAACATAATTGGTTTGTTAGCTTCTTTGGCTGCAGCAATACCCTCGTCTAAATCTTTATAACAATCTAAACCTAAAGGACATTCAGATTCGCGCTCATAAATACTATAAGACATTGGTGGCGGAAAACCACTTAACGCTGTTAAGTCCCATGTTGGATTTTTTAGTATTCCTGGTGCTATATAAATAACAAAAGAGATTACTAAAACAGCTGTACTAATTCTTAAAAAACTTAGTTTTTTTAATGGACTATCATGCGGAAATTTGATTTTTCCTATTAAATAAAGGAACAACCCAATACCTAAAATTACCCATATTGCTAAGAAAATTTCACGTTTTAAAAGTCCCCAATGCGATACTAAATCTGCATTTGATAAAAATTTAAACGCCATAGCTAGTTCTAAAAATCCTAAAACTACTTTAACGCTATTTAGCCAACCACCAGATTTTGGTAAAGCGTTTAACCATTTTGGGAACATTGCAAACAAGGTAAACGGTAATGCTAATGCTAAACCAAAACCAGACATACCAGCTGTTAATTGCATTGCGCCACCATCACTTGTTAATGATCCTGCTAATAATGAACCTAAAATTGGTCCCGTACAAGAAAACGAAACAATTGCTAAGGTTAACGCCATAAAAAATATACCAATAAAACCACCTATGCTTGATGATTTTTCGTCCATTTTATTTCCCCAAGACGCTGGTAATGTGATTTCGTAAAAACCAAAAAATGAAAACGCAAAAAAGCCTAAGATTAAAAAGAAGATAATATTAAGCCATACATTGGTTGAAATAGTATTTAAAATTTCTGGATCTAAGGAGTCTAAAAAGTGAAATGGTAAACTTAAAAGCACATAAATTAAAAGGATGAAAAACCCGTATAATATTGCATTTGCAATACCTTTTTGACTGTTTTCTGCACTTTTTGTGAAGAATGAAACCGTTAAGGGAATCATCGGAAACACACAAGGTGTTAATAATGCTATTAAACCACCAATAAAACCAAGAATGAAAATACCAAAGTTGGTTTTTTCTTTAACTTCTTCTTGTTTGTAATTGTTCCAACCTGTAATATTTAAATCTAATTGTCTTGATTTATCTAAATTTTCAGCATCTAGATTTGGTGTGTCAAAAGTCTCTTGACTTACTTTTCCTTCTTGTAAGTTAAATGTAACGATTTCACTTTCAAAAATACATCTGGCATCATCACATGCTTGAAAGCTAATTTCGGCTTCAATTTGTGATATATTTGAATCTTTTAATTCTATCTTTTGAGTAAATGTTGCTGCGTTATCAAAATAAGTCAAATCCATTTGAAATACTTTATCAAACTTAGTAATACTCTCGCTTTCTGTAGCTTTACCAACTAATTTAAAGTCTTTTTTTAAAGCATCTTCGTTATAGATAAACTCTGTAGGAATTGCGCCGCCTTCTGGTAAAGTTTGAGAATATAAATGCCAATGATCTTCTATATCTGCTTTGTAAATCAGATTATATTCTGTATCACTAATTTTTTCGACTTCTGCAGACCATTTTACAGGTTCTATTTGAGAAAAAACAGTTTGAATTGAAAACAGTACAATTAAAAAAGCTAATAAATGCTTCATTTTTGATATTTAATTTTTAAAATGTCTTGGGTTTGTTTAGTTAGTTTAAACCTATTATCTGCTCTGTGATTTATCACCCAAACCACTTGGTGATCACTACACAATAGCAAGGTTTTTTGTTTGTCTAGCAAAGATAATTTTTCGTCTTTAAAAAACTTGCTAAGTTTCTTTTTTCCTTGCATTCCTAATGGGTAAAAATAGTCGCCTTTTTCCCAATGTCTTACAGTTAAAGGATACTTTAACGTTTTTTTATCAATATAAATGGTGGATTTATCTGTTTTGCCTATTTCTTCTACAGACTCTATACATAAAATTCCGTTTGGTAATTTTATTTCGTTTTGATCTTCAAGAATGGTAACTGTTTCATTGTTTTCTTCTGAAGAAATTTCACTTAAAATCAAACAATCTCTATCTTTTAATAGCTGATGCGTTTTAGAAAACACCAACTTTCCGCTTTGCGCTGTTAGTAAATTTTCGATGTCTTTCCATTGTGAGAAACCGTAATCTTTAAAGATTTCAAATAGATAAGCTTTTGGATTATTTAATGCTTCAAATTCTGAAATTTTATATGAAATTTGGCTGTCATCAATAGTTACAATCGCTTTATTTAAAAAGGAATCTACAGCATCTTCAACGATAGCTGAACTATCATTTAAATGCGCCAATGTATTTTGAAAGTTTGCTAAAACATCTGGATTTATGTCTTTTAAAACAGGGATCACATCATGACGCAACTTATTGCGTAAGTATTTTGTAGAGGCATTACTGCTATCTTCTCTCCATTTTAAATGGTTTGTTTTTGCATAATCTTCAATGTCTTCTCTTGAAAATGATAACAACGGTCTAACGATAGTTTCATTAACTTCAGGTATGCCTTTTAAGCCTTCTAAACCTGTACCACGTGATAAGTTGATTAAAAACGTTTCTAAATTATCATCTGCGTGATGCGCTGTTAAAATGTAATCGAATTCTAATTGTTCTGATAGTTCAAAAAACCAATCGTAACGGAGTTGTCTTGCAGCTAATTGTATGGATAGTTTTTCGTTTTTTGCAAAACTTTCGGTGTCAAAATTTTGGATAAATACTTCAACATCTAAGTCTTCTGCAAGCTCTAAAACAAAACTCTCGTCAGCGTCACTTTCATTTCCTCTTAAATTGAAATTACAATGCGCCAAAGTAAAATCCAGCTTTGCCTCTTTACACAAATGCGCTAAAACCACCGAATCTACGCCGCCAGAAATAGCAATTAGCAGCTTACTTTCTTTTAAAAAAGGAAGGTTTTGGATAATGTGATTTATAAACGCTTTCTGCATACTGTAAAAGTAATATTAAAATATTATTGATCCTCCAAAACCGTTCGCATAGCTTTGGCTTTAATCAAGCATTCTTCATACTCTTGTGTTGGGTCA from Mesoflavibacter profundi includes:
- a CDS encoding SLC13 family permease, with product MKNTQKIGLVLGPIVFFILLLFFKPEGLSTEGRAVLASTVWIAIWWITEAIPIAVTALLPIALFPLSGGLNLSDTTSAFGHKFVFLYLGGFIIAIAIEKWNLHKRIALNIIKIIGFNLKRIILGFMLATAFLSMWISNTATSVMMLPIGVAIILQLKDNPNTPEDENLTFGKALMLAIAYSASIGGIATLIGTPPNLVLAGVVSDIYNYEITFLQWFMFGFPISIILLFICWKYLTEVAFTFEKREFTDGKAEVNLQLKALGSISYEEKLVAFIFGLTAFFWITRSFLFKNILPALDDTIIAISFAIVLFLLPSKKQGTKLMNWDDAVKIPWGIILLFGGGMALSKGFETTGLAKWIGEQMTTFAGVTTIILLLLLIAAVNFLTEITSNLATTAMLLPVLAPMAISVDIHPFILMVGAAVAASCAFMLPVATPPNAVVFGSGYLRIPDMVKKGFVMNLVSIILLTLFVYFVLPLLWNITIEGFPDAFKH
- a CDS encoding YheT family hydrolase, giving the protein MPILNTTYKPNLLFRNGHIATIYSGLWRRVKGVNQKRERIVLPDQDFLDLDWSFSTKKTNQLLIVLHGLEGNGNRHYVLGSAKIANQNNMDAVCVNFRGCSGEVNNSFQSYHSGKTDDLAEVINHITAHYHYDTIYLNGFSLGGNVILKYLGETEDVPKQIKAAVAVSVPVYLKGSLQRLMALDNRLYSIKFLRDLKRKLKEKQVLYPEKISNSIIKSVKTLQDFDNAYTSKAHGFKDALDYYEQSSSLQFLNQISVPTLLINALNDSFLSKECYPIEEAKNNPNLFLELPKYGGHVGFHHKNNIYYNEKRMIEFLFEKKLSS
- the ade gene encoding adenine deaminase, translated to MKTIQGQIVDIQNRTIFSGSILVENGKIKAVKKEEHDVKHYILPGFVDAHIHIESSMLVPSEFAKIAVKHGTVATVSDPHEIANVLGVKGVEFMIENGKQTPFKFNFGAPSCVPATTFESAGAVINSDDIKNLMANPDIKYLAEMMNYPGVLFDDSEVLKKIEWAKHYNKPIDGHAPGLRGDDLTKYISAGITTDHECFTYEEGLEKLQKGMKVLIREGSAAKNFEALIDLLPEYYQNIMFCSDDKHPDDLLLHHINKLCDRAVAKGNDVFNVLQAACINPVKHYNLDVGLLNEGDAADFIIVEDLKSFKTLQTYINGELVFDNGTSLMPHISFENLNNFNTEKKETSDFQVESQAKNIRVIEALDGELVTNQILAEATIENGNLVSNTKTDILKMTVVNRYKNDKPAIAFIKNFGLKEGAIASSVGHDSHNIIAVGVDDEAICKAVNLIIENKGGICAVSKTKQDVVPLPVAGIMSDQNAETIGKAYAKLDQMAKDLGATLHAPYMTLSFMALLVIPALKLSDKGLFDGGKFEFTSLEA
- a CDS encoding protein-disulfide reductase DsbD family protein — its product is MKHLLAFLIVLFSIQTVFSQIEPVKWSAEVEKISDTEYNLIYKADIEDHWHLYSQTLPEGGAIPTEFIYNEDALKKDFKLVGKATESESITKFDKVFQMDLTYFDNAATFTQKIELKDSNISQIEAEISFQACDDARCIFESEIVTFNLQEGKVSQETFDTPNLDAENLDKSRQLDLNITGWNNYKQEEVKEKTNFGIFILGFIGGLIALLTPCVFPMIPLTVSFFTKSAENSQKGIANAILYGFFILLIYVLLSLPFHFLDSLDPEILNTISTNVWLNIIFFLILGFFAFSFFGFYEITLPASWGNKMDEKSSSIGGFIGIFFMALTLAIVSFSCTGPILGSLLAGSLTSDGGAMQLTAGMSGFGLALALPFTLFAMFPKWLNALPKSGGWLNSVKVVLGFLELAMAFKFLSNADLVSHWGLLKREIFLAIWVILGIGLFLYLIGKIKFPHDSPLKKLSFLRISTAVLVISFVIYIAPGILKNPTWDLTALSGFPPPMSYSIYERESECPLGLDCYKDLDEGIAAAKEANKPIMLDFTGWACVNCRKMEEQVWSQSKIYKILKEEYIIISLYVDDRKELPKEEQFKYVKPNGNLKNIRTIGDKWATLQTLNFQNNSQPFYVLLNHNMELLNHTTAYTPNADEYFEWLQKGVENFKK
- the tilS gene encoding tRNA lysidine(34) synthetase TilS, which translates into the protein MQKAFINHIIQNLPFLKESKLLIAISGGVDSVVLAHLCKEAKLDFTLAHCNFNLRGNESDADESFVLELAEDLDVEVFIQNFDTESFAKNEKLSIQLAARQLRYDWFFELSEQLEFDYILTAHHADDNLETFLINLSRGTGLEGLKGIPEVNETIVRPLLSFSREDIEDYAKTNHLKWREDSSNASTKYLRNKLRHDVIPVLKDINPDVLANFQNTLAHLNDSSAIVEDAVDSFLNKAIVTIDDSQISYKISEFEALNNPKAYLFEIFKDYGFSQWKDIENLLTAQSGKLVFSKTHQLLKDRDCLILSEISSEENNETVTILEDQNEIKLPNGILCIESVEEIGKTDKSTIYIDKKTLKYPLTVRHWEKGDYFYPLGMQGKKKLSKFFKDEKLSLLDKQKTLLLCSDHQVVWVINHRADNRFKLTKQTQDILKIKYQK